One genomic region from Kineobactrum salinum encodes:
- a CDS encoding DUF72 domain-containing protein — MHGRHGDKELYKSGYSNDALDRWSRRIQAWSEGSESADARRISARHAAKRKSRDVYCYFDNDVKVCAPFDARQLLRKLKWTDSLPLKPGEVPDEDNPL, encoded by the coding sequence CTGCATGGTCGACACGGCGACAAAGAGCTGTACAAAAGCGGCTACTCGAACGACGCGCTGGATCGCTGGAGCCGCCGCATCCAGGCATGGAGCGAGGGCAGCGAGTCGGCCGATGCCCGCCGCATCAGTGCCAGACACGCAGCCAAGCGCAAATCCCGTGATGTGTACTGTTATTTCGATAACGATGTGAAGGTCTGTGCACCCTTTGATGCCCGCCAATTGCTGCGCAAACTCAAATGGACCGATTCGCTTCCGCTGAAACCGGGTGAAGTGCCCGACGAAGACAATCCACTATGA
- a CDS encoding acylphosphatase yields the protein MATTGESIQRRLVISGTVQGVSYRAWMAAAARTRGLAGWVRNRRDGTVEAVVSGPADAVSAMVRDCYSGPSAARVSAVHSETIVAPDVEGFQQRPTV from the coding sequence ATGGCAACAACAGGTGAGTCAATCCAGCGGCGGCTCGTGATCAGCGGCACCGTTCAGGGTGTGTCCTACCGCGCGTGGATGGCGGCGGCAGCGCGTACGAGAGGTCTGGCCGGCTGGGTCAGGAACCGGCGTGACGGCACCGTCGAGGCTGTCGTCAGCGGCCCTGCCGACGCGGTATCGGCCATGGTTCGCGACTGTTATTCGGGGCCGTCGGCCGCACGGGTCAGCGCCGTGCACAGCGAAACCATTGTGGCGCCGGATGTCGAGGGTTTTCAGCAGCGGCCGACAGTCTGA
- the thpR gene encoding RNA 2',3'-cyclic phosphodiesterase — protein sequence MCVFFGLELDSDTKRAVADWRDRYGLAHGQPVPADNFHLTLAFVGEVDHRHLETLTQAVDQWASGYTVGAGRLVLDQAGYWQKQRIYWLGPEQPQLELARLAVKLQNLAGPAGARRQRKLFVPHVTLFRSCAEPPPAPVVAPRIDVHYQHFTLFETLQGRQGVSYRALQHWPLNR from the coding sequence ATGTGCGTATTTTTTGGCCTTGAACTGGATTCGGATACCAAACGGGCAGTCGCCGACTGGCGGGACCGCTATGGTCTCGCTCACGGACAGCCAGTGCCTGCCGACAATTTCCACCTCACCCTGGCGTTTGTCGGCGAGGTGGACCATCGCCACCTGGAAACCCTGACACAGGCAGTTGATCAATGGGCATCCGGGTATACTGTCGGTGCTGGCCGCCTGGTGCTGGATCAAGCCGGATACTGGCAGAAACAGCGGATCTACTGGTTGGGACCGGAGCAACCACAGCTGGAATTGGCCCGCCTGGCCGTGAAATTGCAGAATCTCGCTGGGCCCGCTGGCGCAAGACGGCAGCGGAAACTGTTTGTACCGCACGTGACACTGTTTCGATCTTGCGCAGAACCACCGCCCGCCCCGGTGGTGGCGCCCCGGATCGACGTGCACTATCAGCACTTCACCCTGTTCGAAACCCTGCAAGGGAGGCAGGGAGTCAGCTATCGGGCGCTGCAGCACTGGCCGCTGAACCGCTAG
- a CDS encoding FAD-dependent oxidoreductase yields MAKTEQNDGYWNATAASPNFPTLAGDIEVDIAIVGAGIVGVTTARMLKNKGQTVALIEAGRPGRQATGKSTAKVTSQHGLTYQVLEQKFGRHCAGLYAEAQESGLRTILGLIARHGIDCDVEARPAWVYTCEEAHVAALEKEADITRLLGLPSSLSHTTDLPFDVLAALRFDQQAQLHPVKYLSGLAQTIPGEGCHVFQNSRVTGWEPTRVETAQGSVKARHVVMATHLPLGTVGGYYTRAFPHAEPVIAARLSQVPDGMYVSVEQPRHSLRTHRNAAGEVYAIASGGRFKPGDTEQERHCMQDLEHWLGTHFATGPVEHRWINEDYASVDSAPYVGWSSSIGGSYLVATGFAAWGISNGTAAAMILADLATGQDHRWLELFDAKRVKPVAGGREFLKESAEIASHLVGGYLSRKPGSCEELASGEAAIMKIDGHNTAVYRDTGGALHAVSAVCPHLGCLVGWNETDRTWDCPCHGSRFDLNGEVIHGPATQPLAGRHVDKPA; encoded by the coding sequence ATGGCCAAGACTGAGCAGAACGATGGCTATTGGAATGCCACCGCCGCATCACCCAATTTTCCCACCCTGGCCGGCGATATCGAAGTCGACATCGCCATTGTCGGCGCCGGCATCGTCGGGGTTACCACCGCACGGATGCTCAAGAACAAGGGCCAGACCGTGGCGCTCATTGAGGCCGGCCGCCCAGGCCGCCAGGCCACCGGCAAATCCACCGCCAAGGTCACCTCCCAGCACGGGCTGACTTACCAGGTCCTGGAGCAGAAGTTCGGACGCCACTGTGCCGGACTCTATGCCGAAGCCCAGGAAAGCGGTCTGCGCACCATCCTCGGCCTGATCGCGCGCCACGGCATCGATTGCGATGTCGAGGCTCGTCCCGCCTGGGTCTATACCTGCGAGGAAGCGCATGTGGCGGCGCTGGAGAAAGAGGCCGATATCACCCGCCTGCTGGGCCTGCCATCGTCGCTGAGCCACACCACCGACCTGCCCTTCGATGTGCTCGCCGCCCTGCGCTTCGATCAGCAGGCCCAGTTGCATCCGGTCAAGTACCTTAGCGGCCTGGCACAGACCATCCCTGGCGAGGGCTGCCATGTCTTTCAAAACAGCCGGGTGACCGGCTGGGAACCGACCCGGGTCGAGACTGCGCAGGGCAGCGTCAAGGCTCGCCACGTGGTGATGGCGACCCATCTGCCGCTGGGCACAGTCGGCGGCTACTACACCCGGGCCTTTCCCCATGCCGAGCCCGTGATAGCAGCCCGGCTCAGCCAGGTACCCGATGGCATGTATGTCAGCGTAGAGCAGCCACGACACTCGCTTAGAACCCACCGCAATGCCGCCGGCGAGGTGTATGCCATCGCATCCGGCGGCCGCTTCAAGCCCGGCGATACCGAACAAGAGCGGCATTGTATGCAGGACCTCGAGCACTGGCTCGGTACCCACTTCGCCACCGGTCCAGTCGAACACCGCTGGATCAACGAGGACTATGCCTCGGTGGACAGCGCCCCCTATGTCGGCTGGTCCTCCTCCATCGGCGGCAGCTATCTGGTCGCCACCGGCTTTGCGGCCTGGGGCATCAGCAACGGAACCGCCGCGGCAATGATCCTGGCCGACCTCGCCACCGGACAAGACCACCGCTGGCTGGAACTGTTTGACGCGAAGCGGGTGAAGCCCGTCGCGGGTGGCCGGGAATTTCTGAAAGAGAGCGCGGAAATCGCCAGCCACCTGGTCGGCGGCTACCTGTCGCGCAAACCCGGCTCCTGCGAGGAGCTGGCCAGTGGCGAGGCCGCCATCATGAAAATCGACGGCCACAACACCGCCGTGTACCGCGATACCGGCGGCGCTCTCCACGCGGTGTCGGCGGTCTGTCCCCATCTCGGCTGCCTGGTGGGCTGGAACGAAACCGACCGGACCTGGGATTGCCCCTGTCACGGCTCACGCTTCGACCTGAACGGCGAGGTGATCCACGGACCGGCAACGCAACCGCTGGCCGGCAGGCACGTTGACAAGCCGGCCTGA